Genomic DNA from Haloarcula marina:
GGAAGTACGGCCAGTTGGCCCCGGGCGAGTCCTCGGGCAGGACGAACAGCAGGTCGTGCCAGTCGACCGGTTCGTACGCGACCCCGGCCTCGTCGAGCGCTTCGGTGGCTTCCTCGACGGTGGCCTTGATGGTGTTGACCCGAATCGCCGACGGGAGCGGCCGGTCGCAGGCCGCCCGGAACGCCTCGAAGTCGTCGACGATGGGGCGATACCGTTCGATTGGTTCCATTGGCCCCGGGTTCGACGGGGGCGCGTTTGTGGGTTTCGAAGCTAGCGACCGTCGATTCAAGCGTGCTTCGTGCTGTACGCCCCTCCGCGACCAGTCAGAAAGCCCCCTTTCAGCCCCATCCCGTGGCAGGATGCACTGGGCCGGACTCTCTGACTGTTCCCGGCAGCCGATTTCGACCCGCGTTCGCTAACCGGAAGCCGCTAGTAGCCGTTCCTTTCAAGCCGACGGCGGGCGTATCTCTCGTATGGCGCACATCCAGATACACCGGGACGACATCGAACTCGACGACCCGACGCTCGTCGAGGGCCTCCCGGGCATAGGATTGGTGGGGAAAATCGCCGCCGACCACCTCGTCGACGTGTTCGACATGGTTCACTACGGGACGGCCCACTGCGAGGGCCTGCCCGAGATAGCGGTGTACGAGGCGGGCGACCCGACGGTCCGCGGGCCGGTCCGCCTCTACGCCGACGCCGAGCGTGACCTCCTCGTTCTCCAGAGCGACGCGCCGGTGTCGCCGTCGTCGGCCGAGGAGTTCGCCAGTTGCATCGTCGGGTGGTTCGACAGCCACGGCGTGACGCCCATCTTCCTGAGCGGGATGCCCGCCGAGAAGGAGGGCGTCCCGTCGGTGTACGGCATCGCCACCGGTGACGGCGCGGCCTTGCTGGAGGACGCCGATGTGGACGCCCCCACCGAGTCCGGCGCGGTCACCGGCCCGACGGGGGCGCTCGTCCACGAGGCACAGCGCGTCGGCCTCACCGGTGTCGGACTCATCGTCCAGGCCGACCCGAGGTTCCCGGACCCCGAGGCCGCGCGGGCGCTCCTGAACACGGCCGTCGGCCCCCTCGGGTCGTTCGAGGTCGACACCGACGCGCTGGTCGAGCAGGCCGATGAAATCGGGCAGGCCAAAGAGCGCCTCGCCCAGCAGATGCAGGAGGGCGACGACGAGAGCACGAGCGCGCGGCCGCTGGGGATGTTCCAGTAATGGTCGACGAAGATACGGTCGCGCGAGTCGCCCTCGTGCTGGTGGTCGTCATCGCGGCGGTGCTCGTGAGCGCGTTCGCGTTCCTGTTCGTCCCCGGTGACCTCGCGGAACTCCTTGGCGTCTTGCTGGTGGTCGCAGTCGCGGCCCTCGCGGCACGCATCGGCGGGAATCTCGCCGGGTCGCTCCTGCCCGCGCACAACGTCGCCGAGGTGGCCGTCGAAGGCCCGATTACGCGCGACGGCGGTGGCGGCCCGCTCAGCGCCCCCGGCGGGGCCGGAGCAGACGACATCGTCGAGCAGATAACGCGCGCCGACGAGGACCGCGGCGCAGAGGCGCTCTTGCTGAAACTGAACACGCCCGGCGGCGCGATCGTCCCGAGCGAGGACATCCGCATCGCCGCCGAGCGCTTCGACGGGCCGACCGTGGCCTACGCGACGGACGTGTGTGCCAGCGGCGGCTACGACATCGCCGCTGGCTGTGACGAACTGTGGGCGCGGGAAGGCTCTATCGTCGGGTCCATCGGCGTCATCGGCTCTCGGGTCAACGCGAAGGACCTCGCCGACCGCGCGGGCCTCTCCTACGAGCAGTTCACCGCCGGGGAGTACAAGGACGCCGGGACGCCCCTGAAGGAGATGGACGAGGACGAGCGCGCCTACCTCCAAGGCCTCGTCGACGACTACTACGACCAGTTCGTCGAGACGGTCGCCGAAGGCCGGGACTTGGACGACGAGACCATCCGGGAGACGGAGGCTCGCGTCTTCCTCGGCGAGGAGGCACACGAGCGCGGCCTCGTCGACGAACTCGGAACCCGCGAGGCAGTCGAGGAGCGCCTCGAAGCCCGACTCGGCGAGGAAGTCACCGTCGCCGAGTTCGAACCACAGCGGAGCCTCGCCGCGCGACTGCGAGGCGGCGCACGACACGCCGCCTACGCGTTCGGGTCGGGTCTCGCCAGTCACTTCGACGGGGACGTGGACGGTCTCTCCTTCCGTCGGTAACGCGCGAGGGTTTTTTACCTCGCCGCCCTCTCTCGGCTACTGTGAGCACGCTGGTGGTGTGCATCGACCGGGACAGCCCGGTGGCGGACGAGTGCCCGGTCGTCGGAAGCGACGCCGTCGAGTCCATGATTACCGAAACGGGCGTCGTCGACCCAGAGGACAGCCGCATCAACTGTCTGCTCGAAGGCCTCCGCGTGGCCGAGGACCTCGAAGCCGACGGCGACGACACCGTCGTCGCGGTGGTCGGCGGCGGCGGCGACGCCGTGGGGGTGGACCGCAGCATCGCCAAACAGACGGACGACCTCGTCGCCGAGTACGACCCCGATTCGGCCGTCGTCGTCGTCGACAGCGCCGAGGACGAGCGACTGGTCCCCATCATCGAGAGCCGCGTCCGCGTCGACGCCGTGGACCGCGTCGTCGTCCGGCAGGCCCGCGACATCGAGTCGACGTACTACCTCCTGAAGCAGTTCCTCGCCGACGAGGAGCTACGGAAGACGGTGTTGGTCCCGCTGGGACTGGCGATGATAGCGTTCCCAATCCTGCTCATCGTCGTCGATAGCACGACCATGGCCGTTGGCGCTATCGCCGCCGCCTTCGGCGTCTTCCTCATCTACAAGGGGATGGGTATCGACACCTACCTCTCGCGGCTTCCGGGGCAGATTCGGGAGGCGCTGTACTCCGGGCAGGTGTCGCTCGTCACCTACGTCGTCGCGGGTGGCCTCTCCGTCGTCGGTCTCTTCGCTGGCGCGCTGGAACTCTCTCAGACTGCATCGAGCGGCCCGTTCATTCTCGCGAACCGCTTCCTGTTCGAGAGCGTGCCGTGGCTGACGGCGGCGGCGCTCGCGGCCTCGCTGGGCCGACTGCTCGACGAACTCCTCCAGCGCGAAGGGGTCCGGAGCGCGTACGTCAATCTCCCCTTCGGGGCCGTCGCCGTCGGCCTAGTCGTCCGCGGCTTCTCGGCGTACTTCCTCGAACGGGCGGGCGTGTTCGACCGCTTCCGCGTCCCGTCGATGGACTTCGGCATCATCGAAGTCACCGAGTTCTCGATGGACGCCGGGACCCGTCTCGCGCTGTTCATCCTCGCGGGCATCCTCATCAGCCTCGTCGGCGTCCGCGTCGCCGCCTACGTCAGTCAGTCGGACATCGAGCAGGAACTGGCCGAATAGACAGCGATTTACGCCGCGGCGGGCTACCGACCCGCATGACAGACGGCGCGTGGATTTCGCTGTTCTCCGGCGGGAAGGACTCTTCGTGGGCGCTGTACCGAGCGCTCGAACGCGGCTATCCGGTCGAGCGACTGGTGACGGTCCACCCCGAGGGCGATTCGTACATGTACCACGTTCCGGCGACGCGGTTGGCCTCGCTGGCCGCCGAGAGCATCGGCATCCCCCTCGTGGAGGTCGAACCCGACGACTTCGAGGCTGACGACGCCGTCGACTCGGGCCAGCAGGGCGACGAGGAACTCGAACCGCTGGAAGCGGCCCTGCGCGAACTCGACGCCGAACTCCCCGACGGCATCGCCGGGGTCACCGCCGGGGCCGTCGAGAGCGAGTACCAGACCACCCGCATCGAGGCGATGGCCGAGCGACTCGAAGCGAACGTGTTCGCGCCGCTGTGGCAGGAAAATCCGCGCGACCTCGCAGACGCGATGCTGGACGCGGGATTCGAAATCCGCATCATCCGCGTCGCCGCCTACGGCTTGGACGAGTCGTGGCTTGGCCGCCGCCTCGACGCCGACGCGCTGGACGAACTCGAAGCCCTGAACGAGGAGTACGGCGTCCACATCCTCGGCGAAGGCGGGGAGTTCGAGACGCTGGTGACTGACGGGCCGCACATGGACCGACGCATCGAGTTGGAGTACGAGACGGAGTGGGACGGGTCGCGAGGCACTATCGTCGTCGAGGATGCGTGGCTGGCCGAGGACGAACCGTAGAAGTAGAAGTCGGACCTCAGTTCCCGTTCGTCAACTGCGTGTGCGCGCCGATGAGCGCGCCCGAGAGGTCCAGACTCTCGATGTGCGTGTCTTTGTCGATGATGGAGTTGCGGATGTCGGCGTCGATGATGGTCGCATTCGGGAACACGACGGTGTTGTCGAGGCTGGAGTTGACGACTTCCGCGCCGTCGAGGACGTGGACGTTCTCGCCCAGCGTGGTGTTCTCGACGCTGGCGCTCTCGGCGACGACGTTCTCCCCGCCGAGTTCCCACGCGACGGCTTCGAGGTAGCTCTGGGGCGTGCCGATGTCGTACCACGCGCCGTCGAACGTAAAGGAACGGACGGGGCCGTTCTCGACAAGCCACTGGATGAACCAGCCGGGTTCGTCGGGATTGTTTCCGCCCGAGAGGTACTCGTCGAACCGGATGGCGTCGGCCGGGAAAGCGTAGCAGGCGATGGAGACGAGCGTGCTCTTGGGGTTGTCGGGTTTCTCCTGAAAGTCGACGACTTCGTCGCCCTCCGTCTCGATGAGGCCGTAGGACTTCGCTTTCTCCAGCGACCCCACGTCGTAGGCCGCCAGCGTCGGGTCGTCGTAGGAGTCGAAGTGGTCGATGAACTCGTCGATGCCGAAGTCCATGAGGTTGTCACCGGCGACGACCAGTAGGTCCTCGTCGCCGAGTCCCTCGCGGTCGACGAGTTGGGCCAACGCACCCACGACGCCGAACTTCTCGGCTTCCTCGTTGGTCTCCTCGACGGTCAGCGAGACTTTGTCGTACGAACTCTCGGCGAAGTGCTCGTTGAAGTCGTCGGCGAATCGCTCGTTCGTGCTGACGTAGACGTCGGAGATACGGTCCTCGGCTTCGAGTTCGCCGAGGATGCGGTCGATGACGGTGGACTCACCGACCGGGAGAAGCATCTTGGGCCGGTTCTTCGTGACCGGCCAAAGCCGGGTCGCGTACCCGCCCGCGAGGACTATCGCATCCATATCCGTGGCGACACCGGGAACCGATAAGTTCCTTTTCATCTGGTAGCACCGGTCCATTTATCGGCGTCGACGGGTACACCCAGATATGACAGGGGACGACGGCACGCAGGACGGGGTCGCGGGGGAATCATCGGACGACGACGCCGAAGAGGTGGAGAACGTCATCGACCAGATAAACGAACTCAACGTCGAGCAGAAACTCGACGATTTGGGGGCGGGGTTCGACGAGGTGCCGGTCCGCGAGGAGACGTTCGAACTGTCCCCGGCCGACTACGCCGAGGTGTTCACCGCGACGAACAGCACGGGCTACGACGGCAACAGCGTCGTCTTCGTCACCCGCGACGGGGAGACGCTCCCGG
This window encodes:
- a CDS encoding diphthine--ammonia ligase; this translates as MTDGAWISLFSGGKDSSWALYRALERGYPVERLVTVHPEGDSYMYHVPATRLASLAAESIGIPLVEVEPDDFEADDAVDSGQQGDEELEPLEAALRELDAELPDGIAGVTAGAVESEYQTTRIEAMAERLEANVFAPLWQENPRDLADAMLDAGFEIRIIRVAAYGLDESWLGRRLDADALDELEALNEEYGVHILGEGGEFETLVTDGPHMDRRIELEYETEWDGSRGTIVVEDAWLAEDEP
- a CDS encoding proteasome assembly chaperone family protein — protein: MAHIQIHRDDIELDDPTLVEGLPGIGLVGKIAADHLVDVFDMVHYGTAHCEGLPEIAVYEAGDPTVRGPVRLYADAERDLLVLQSDAPVSPSSAEEFASCIVGWFDSHGVTPIFLSGMPAEKEGVPSVYGIATGDGAALLEDADVDAPTESGAVTGPTGALVHEAQRVGLTGVGLIVQADPRFPDPEAARALLNTAVGPLGSFEVDTDALVEQADEIGQAKERLAQQMQEGDDESTSARPLGMFQ
- the sppA gene encoding signal peptide peptidase SppA, whose product is MVDEDTVARVALVLVVVIAAVLVSAFAFLFVPGDLAELLGVLLVVAVAALAARIGGNLAGSLLPAHNVAEVAVEGPITRDGGGGPLSAPGGAGADDIVEQITRADEDRGAEALLLKLNTPGGAIVPSEDIRIAAERFDGPTVAYATDVCASGGYDIAAGCDELWAREGSIVGSIGVIGSRVNAKDLADRAGLSYEQFTAGEYKDAGTPLKEMDEDERAYLQGLVDDYYDQFVETVAEGRDLDDETIRETEARVFLGEEAHERGLVDELGTREAVEERLEARLGEEVTVAEFEPQRSLAARLRGGARHAAYAFGSGLASHFDGDVDGLSFRR
- a CDS encoding DUF373 family protein, producing MSTLVVCIDRDSPVADECPVVGSDAVESMITETGVVDPEDSRINCLLEGLRVAEDLEADGDDTVVAVVGGGGDAVGVDRSIAKQTDDLVAEYDPDSAVVVVDSAEDERLVPIIESRVRVDAVDRVVVRQARDIESTYYLLKQFLADEELRKTVLVPLGLAMIAFPILLIVVDSTTMAVGAIAAAFGVFLIYKGMGIDTYLSRLPGQIREALYSGQVSLVTYVVAGGLSVVGLFAGALELSQTASSGPFILANRFLFESVPWLTAAALAASLGRLLDELLQREGVRSAYVNLPFGAVAVGLVVRGFSAYFLERAGVFDRFRVPSMDFGIIEVTEFSMDAGTRLALFILAGILISLVGVRVAAYVSQSDIEQELAE
- a CDS encoding sugar phosphate nucleotidyltransferase codes for the protein MDAIVLAGGYATRLWPVTKNRPKMLLPVGESTVIDRILGELEAEDRISDVYVSTNERFADDFNEHFAESSYDKVSLTVEETNEEAEKFGVVGALAQLVDREGLGDEDLLVVAGDNLMDFGIDEFIDHFDSYDDPTLAAYDVGSLEKAKSYGLIETEGDEVVDFQEKPDNPKSTLVSIACYAFPADAIRFDEYLSGGNNPDEPGWFIQWLVENGPVRSFTFDGAWYDIGTPQSYLEAVAWELGGENVVAESASVENTTLGENVHVLDGAEVVNSSLDNTVVFPNATIIDADIRNSIIDKDTHIESLDLSGALIGAHTQLTNGN